The following DNA comes from Girardinichthys multiradiatus isolate DD_20200921_A chromosome 2, DD_fGirMul_XY1, whole genome shotgun sequence.
aagaagaccaggaaacttcactttaccgatcgagggcgtggatttaacacgtaaccaaaaaaaaccacagagtttTCAGGGAGACGCAATTTTCCtcgttttttttgttccagtcaactagtgacggtccgtcatatttttcacctttctgccaaggaggccgAAAAAGACGAGGACAGACCAATCTCCTGACTTACTCACAGACGTGTGGAAACTTTTTACCCCCTTCTCTCTCCTCTCCTTTGATCCAGAGGAGACACCAtcaagtaatttcgttctttttttatttttattttttatttctttattagaaatagcttgggcaggatacaGTAGGATTTTTgtgcgatttagaatcgccacttatagtccaatgtattctaaattgtatgtgcatgccttACGTTATTgaaacttgattgctgttgaCCTCTGAGGCCGCCGAAtctcgcaagttgtgtttttattgtgtgaacccatgagcgcaggtgcgctgtaaaATCGTACTGCTATAATAACTTCATTGTGAAAaccaaccattttctttgtcttcaacttcatgtttattaattgccgccaaaagttttacaaccctttgtgtgCACGGGCTCCCCAGCggtggggatgttttatgacttacagtaactaagctacactttggttgagcttcgttcaaccatagtccttttgtattttgccataactgctggtttgatttcatccACACtcttagttagatattttatcCTTTGGTGtcgaactttgcatgtttgattaggtgaagattattgaattggaagagcgaggtgtatcagggctgttgatttgataaatattcacgtagataaagagaaggtatttgtgtttattttgtgcaagggtgatttgtcagtcaaaataaggttaaagttccccacgtttcggcagaaacggttgattaaacagtaacATCTAATAATggttatcaactattactgagaatttaataattgtaattatcaagggctttgagccacaattacaacaccagaggacatctctgctttcgattcataaatgaggatttttggttaagaaattaattttctcaaattatgacttttaattataattcttgataaatattaattaatcaataatcataatcccaacacaagACACGGCTGTCCACCTATGGACAGGCCAGGAAAGAAGAGCAATGATGAGAAAAGCAGCCaggaggtccatggtaactgtggaggagctgcagagatccacaggtcAGGTGGTAGAGTCTGCTGACAGGACAGCTATTATCCTGAACCCcataaatctggtctttatgaaaGAATGGCAAAAGGAACGCTGTAAGAAGTCCTATCACAACCCATGTAAGGGGCACAACACatatgtggaagaaagtgctcttGCCAAATGCGACCAAAATGTATCTTTCTGGCCCAAATGTGAAAGGCTCTGTGGTGACTACCAGTGTGGTAGTATCATCCTGCGGGatgtgcttttcttcaggaggAACAGGGCAGCTGGTCAGAGTGGATGTGGAAATTAGATGGAACTAAACATAGGAACGTTCTGGAAGAAAATCAGTTTGAGGCTGTAAAAGACATAaggctggggtggaggttcgACCATGTTGACTCAGGAGGGCTGATTGCAAATGGATGCTATACTTatatttttttggtttaaaaaaagaaaagaaaaacatgtttcctttttcttaCACTTCAGTTACACTACTCTCCTTGATGCTGCTTTCATCTGGTTGGTAGGtcaggtaaggtaaggtaagtttatttatatagcgcttttcagtaacaagacactcaaagcgctgtacatacaattacaatacaatcacaaagaaaataaacacagatacagacacagaaaaactacaatccttctgagaaatctaaaaatctctggccaacattacaatgatacagataacattaataatcctttgggttttactggtaagagctggttctaaaccaatctttctaaagaggtaattatatcattaagtcctctatgtaggggaaagcatcttgtgccgagagagaatgatccttgggttctctggtataatgcagttgtagtcccATAATTGAAttttaactaagcaatcactgagttctgactaaggaagctgagtcactggtataaaaacaacttttgttcaaatttttaagagACTAGTATTATTctcctttcactggtaaatctaaaaatctatgaaaaggagctAAAAAtctacagataacattaataatcctttgggttttactggtaagagctggttctaaaccaatctttctaaagagttaattatatcattaagtcctctatattttcctttcactggtaaatctcaaaatctatgaaaaggagctaaaaatctatgaaaaggagaagaaattaacaaatgaaatccacatttaggtaaaaaaatgagcatgggaaagcaacacacataagcaaagattttgcaggggcatggtggactcgtgagggtgccaatatttaagtatgatcatgtgtgTAAAGAATTAtactgtcaacactgacgaaggtgccattgtccttgaaaaagatatggaagttttatcaaacggccatacagttcagttcacagatgaggggggggggttgctggggcagagcgtcgtgtttacagaagatccaggagaaatgttctgataagaagcctgtgaaggccaTATCGGGGCGCCggaattagacaaacaataaatgttttggttcaggctggctgtgattttccacctgccttcaaagtcttactggtatttctcaatttcaaatccaaatagccaaatttcttgTACTTCCGTAGATcccgagcaaacaactttctccaagattaaatcatataacctttgagtccgggaaacgcagccagcctgcgattctgttcaaggatcgcgtccagcttgcgattctgctcttttaacatatcagtctgagtgctgagagctctaaagatcccttcaaacttcccaggcagctttggagtgctttgaacagctgccgatgttttacaaatctttcgataagacaggtaaccgccaactccaaaaagcagaaatcctgttatcagaaatccaattatgtacaaatcttccacgtcctcgactgacattgttgtcaggcacacaatcttccactgccaagaatccattgcgTATCCGGAGAAGAACGTCCAGTCTGGATGAGGCttcccctttaccctgtcttcccgtcgagaaaatttgatcgattgtgttgagagaccagctgaccaaatccataatgaacattagggaggatatgcgaacagaggctctaagaaaaacagacaaaaagctgaagcagggcaaaaaatggaggaggatcaaggagagagtggaaaagcgtctgaccccaccaagagcagaaagagaaaaaggtAGAGCATTCCAGAGTCGTGGAGCCACTGCCTGAAAAGCATGGTCTCCATAGGTTTTAAAACGGGTTCCTAGTACCATCAACAACATTTGACTCAAAGACCTTGGAGTCCTAGACCAAGTTAGAGGATCCTAAAGGTCCAGAATGTATTCAGGGGCCTGGCCATAGATTGcctgatttgtttgtttgcccATCAGACAGGTCTGGTGTCCTAACGTTATGTCTTCTGTCATTAATTTAATGCTTTTGGCTCTTGCAGGTATGATGGAAGCAGCAGGGTTTAGACTTGCAGAGCTGTGGCTTTAGGGCCTGACCAGCACCATGCAGCAAAAAGGTGCCATCCAGATTATCGAATGGGAAGACCTGGACAAGAGGAAGTTCTACTCCCTGGGTGTGTTCATGACGCTGACCACCCGGGCCACGGTCTACCCAGCCAGCCTGATTCGGACCAGGCTCCAGGTGCAGAAAGGGAAGGCCTTGTACTCGGGCACCCTTGATGCTTTCTTCAAGATCCTGCGAACGGAGGGAGTGAGGGGTCTCTACCGAGGCTTCATGGTCAACACCTTCACCCTGGTCTCCGGACAGGCGTACATCACCACCTACGAGCTGGTGCGCAAGTACGTGTCCCACTACTCACCGAGTAACACGGTGAAGTCGGTGGTGGCGGGGGGCGCGGCGTCGCTGGTGGCTCAGACCATCACCGTGCCCATTGATGTGGTGTCCCAGCACCTGATGATGCAAGGACAGGGGGAACATCTGACCCGCTTCAAGGTCAAACCAAAGATGATGCTCACCACAGCTAAACGCAAACCTATTTTCGGGCAAACGCGGGACATAACGGTGCAGATATTTGCAGCCGATGGTTTCAGGGGATTTTACAGGGGTTACGTGGCGTCGCTGCTCACGTACATCCCCAACAGTGCTGTCTGGTGGCCTTTTTATCACTATTATGCAGGTAAATAAACACCATGGTTCTGTGTGTTTTGTCATCTTTTATTGTTACATATGATCTTTCCATAAAATTTCAGATTTTCTAAAAAGATTATCTCTATTAAATGGTAAGATTTGGCCTTACTCTGTTTAATATCATTTGCGTTTCTAGAAAAATTGTCTTTATTGGCACCAAGTGGGTGTCCCCACCTGATTCTGCAGGCTGTGGCAGGACCAATGGCAGCAGCAACCGCCTCCACCATCACAAACCCCATGGATGTTGTTCGTGCGAGAGTCCAGGTAAGCACCAGTAActgcctttgtttttttattttgatatttaatgAATCAATTTAGGGATACTGAAAAGTTCAagtcatataaaaaaaactgtgaaaacttAAGAGAACaccttttaaatatttctgtataaaaaaaaggaatttttgTTGGAGAATAAATTAGGATATCGCTGTAATTTTTCCCACTTAAATATCAGGAGCACATGATGAGAACATcattactcagcattttgaagTAGGGTTTTCACTGATTACATCTCAGACTTTTAGTTTGGTGTGTTCCTGACTGTTGGATTGATACTGACCACCACGGTGAGATCCAGAGAGCTGTCTGAGACCCTTTAGAAAGATGATGGTAGCAGCTTATGAGCCCAGTAGGGTCCTAAACAGGTTTGTAATCAGCTATTCCACTGTAGGAAAAATAGTCTACAGAggaggacattcaaaacaacttgCAAAATGCCAACGTCTGGCCATCCAAGTAAGTTCACCCTGGGAGCAAACCGGAAGATGCTGAAAGAAGTTTCCAAAAACCCCGCTATCGTAGAATCCACCTGTTTGCTCACTTGCAAAGAAATTAacagtctgttttttattttggtaatttaatttcaatgtGGAGagtgaacataaaaaaaacaagtattttaCATGCCATTCAATAAGGATTTGAACCCAAAACAAGtatcaacaaaacaacaaacaataaaaaaaaacaacaatggcGAAACCTTTGCACAACAGTAAGCAGTTTCTTGTAGTTGGAATATTGATCCCTTCTTCTGTAAAGAAAGCTGCTTAATCATTTAGGTTTATTTGGCTTCCACTTCGAAACTGAAACCCACAGTTTCCTATACATATTTTCTAAAGATCAAGGCTGGCTAAGCCCTGAAGATGATTGTTTTAGTCCCTGTCCACTGGcctgaaatcagaatcagctttaaagGCCAAGATTGtgtacacaaacaaggaattagaTTTCATTTTCAAGCACTATACACAACACAATCATCCAAGTCTTGAGGAAGCAAAGCAGCCCTATACCCTCTCACTACTAACACTATTCTTGTCTGGCAGCAGGATGGtgtgtttctgaaatgctgtgtgtgCCCTACACCTATGAAAATGTCCCACTTTTGCCACATCAGTCCACAGAGTAGTTTCCTTGAAGTATTCTTAATCATCCAAAGGTTTTTTGGTAAATATAGTACGggtctttttgttgttttgagttATAGTGGTTTTGGTCTTAGAAATCTCTCACGGAGGCCGTTTTTAGCAGTCTCTCTCCAGGGAAGGTCCATCattgctgcatgttttctttgGCTTGGGAAGATGGTTCTCACTTCGATAGCAACCCAAAGTCTTAGGCTTTGTGACCTtttccagactgaaagatgtcaaaaactattttttctactgtttttgattattttatttgatggtGTATTGCACTCTGTACGCGTACACTGTGTCCCTAAACTTTCAAAATCATCAATAATTATTCGATATATTCatgatttttataaaaaaaataataaaaaagaaatcaaccTACTGCTGATGATCTTGCTAATTATGACCACAAAACACAACACCACTCATGTTTATCTTCATGACTTCTACTAGCTAATTTTCTAACTCCAACCTTTCCTTCTCACCGGACttatctgaaaaaaataaatgtgcctCCATCTGttcatatcagaaaacaatGGATGCAATGAAAGTAAAAGGAAATACAAAATGCCATTAACTCATATCTATAAGCGCTTCCTtcttgttgcttttattttctaCTAGAACAACCTTTTACAGCAGGGATAAGTTAAGATCTCACCTAATCTTGACAGTAAATGTCtgaatttcttaaaaatattttggtcTCTTAAACGTACCTGTTGATTTGTTGCTAAAATGATATACAGATAGCTTTAACATAGTTTTAGCTGATTATAACAACGAAAAAAATGAGATTATGCAATCTTCGCCACCCAGAATGCAACAAACTCTCTCAACTCTTTGTTTATGCGAATTACAACCATTTATCAGCTCGCCTCTGCTGTCAGTGCTGATTCAGGCTAATCATACATCGTCTTTCTCGAAGGTGGAGGGCCGATCATCGGTCACAGAGACGTTCAAGCAGCTGGTGGCAGAGGAGGGCATTTGGATGATGACCAAAGGGTTGTCGGCCCGCATCATTTCCTCCACGCCCACGTCAGTGATCATCGTGGTTGGATATGAGACTCTGAAGAGGCTGAGCCTGCGTTCTGAGCTGATTGAGACCAGACACTGGTGAAAGACAACAAGGCGGAGGGGGTGGGGGACCAGGACAGCCTTTCAGCAGGCTCCAGCTGTATACAGGCAGTGACCCAGATCTGTCCTATGCTTTTTAAACTGGGTGTGGTTTTTAATGCAGGCATAGAGAGGATCCATCATTAGACATACCAGGAAGCAAATTGAAGGGTGCTAATGcccttttttttcctgtgtcaGACTGTTTTGCAAACTGTTATACTGTACCGTATTGTTCTGGCGTTCTTGTGATTTGCTGTATTATTTGTGAAAGATACACAATGAAATTTGTAACAGGCACTTATTTCTCTTTCCTGCTGCCGTCTCCCTGTATCACCCAGTTAGATTAGGAAAAGGGAGGAAAATTTAAGGTTTAATCTAAACAAATGTCTAGAAAGGTTTTATTAGGTATACTGAAACGGTAACATAACTGTTTTGTGTGGTGTAAAATCCAGTTTTGCTTTTATCCTGCAATGCTTTACTGTAAAAATCACTTTTAATGTCTGCATATTTGTACCCCCCCACCCCTGTATTTCTTAGAGTCCGTTTTTTCGGACCACATGCGTTTTGTGGATCTTGAAGTATTTTCTGGGAGTTGCAGGGGATGCTTATAAGGGCTATCCGGTCTAAAACAACAGTGGGTCCTCAAATCTCAACAAAAAAGTCAAGCTTGTGCCCAGTTGGGTTTGGACGACCCTGTTTTGGGTGTTCATGGACAGTGGGACGACAGTAGACCTCAGggtctcatctttgcttttgcAGATAAAATGGCTtacacttgtatagcgcttttatcaagtccaaagacTCCAAAGTGCATAACATTACAGTCAtgcactgacagtggtaggctaccttgtagccacagctgtccAGGGGCAGACAGACAGCAGTGAGGCACCACCccaccctctgaccaccatcaggaggcaaggcgggtgaagtgtcttgcccaaggactcAACAATTGAGACCAACGGAGCGGGGGTTCAGACCAGCAAACCACctgttacaggacgaaccccttCCACCCGCGGTTCTGTTGGCAGAATACCTTAGGTCTGGGATTAAAGTCAGCTCCTGTAAGTCTAAGGCCATGGTAATCAACTGGAAAAAGGTGGAGTCTTAAGCAGGAATATTAGTATCTGTGCAAGTGATGGTAGAGGAAAAGAGGGGCTTTGTGTCCAGAAAAGCTGCTGTGGTAAGGAaagtaaagtttttatttaccgATCCAAGCAGGACAATACAGGGCGGAATGCTGTGTACAAGCAGCTGAAGAGGGCTGTATCCATAGGGTGGCTGGATTCAGGTTTAGAAATGGGTCCTTCTTCCATGGGAGGATGGCGAAAGCAGTTGAGCTAGTTCAGGCATCCAACCAGGTTCCCTGCTGGGTGTCTAGGCTTTGGGGGTTTTCTAAGCATGTCCTACCAGTAAGAGACCAGTGGCAGATCCTGAACTCTCTGGAAAACCCGGGGACCCCCCAAAATCAGCTGGAGAGAGTCACCAGGGAGAGGGATGTCAGGGTTTTCCTCATGCAGCTGCTACCTCTATGACCTTATTTGGGGTAAGGGGGAAGACAGCCTATGGATGTCTGAAGCCCATCTTATACTTCTGCCTTTTGCAAATTTTAGTAAGTTGCCTCTTTTTGTGAAATAGCTCtgtgtgtttaaaatgtataattcTATAGATTAATACTTTTTTGGACGCTGATAATAATATGTATCACTGCCAGTAAAGTGTTCACTTAAATGGAGAGTTAACCACATTAACGTAAGCCAGAGTCCTCAATCTGGTTCCAAACATTTATACTTGGACCCTAAGAGGTGCGGGATTGAACACAGTACTCTTTATTTTTTGCTATGAAACATGTCTCCTGGGGAGAAATGTAATAATCTTGAGAGGTCTGCAACTAAAACGTGATGTCAAGGAGACGGTCTTCAAAGACGAAGATGGCAGCACTACACCAGCGCACATCCTGATTTACTGAGCTGCCTTCAGAGTTAACTCATTGCATTCTGCTTGGTACACCAGTGAAAAGCAGACATTGTGTGTCTTTAAAAAATGCCATGTTTGTAGACATCTCTGTTCATGTAGAgtacagtgttgtttttttaacttttcattAAATGAATGTGTTAACGTTGGGATATGTTAAAATGTACAGAGTACCAgttgaggaaaacaaaaacactgtaaagaaatcaatgcagtgttttaaacagatttctacTGGCAACAGCAATAAATCGTTACGTTACTAATACAGGTccctctcaaaatattagcatattgtgataaagttcattattttccataatgtaatgatgaaaatttaacattcatatattttagattcattgcacactaactgaaatatttcaggtcttttattgtcttaatacggatgattttggcatacagctcatgaaaacccaaaattcctatctcacaaaattagcatatttcatccgaccaataaaagaaaagtgtttttaatacaaaaaacgtcaaccttcaaataatcatgtacagttatgcactcaatacttggtcgggaatcctttggcagaaatgactgcttcaatgcggcgtggcatggaggcaatcggcctgtggcactgctgaggtcttatggaagcccaggatgcttcgatagcggcctttagctcatccagagtgttgggtcttgagtctctcaatgttctcttcacaatatcccacagattctctatggggttcaggtcaggagagttggcaggccaattgagcacagtgataccatggtcagtaaaccatttaccagtggttttggcactgtgagcaggtgccaggttgtgctgaaaaatgaaatcttcatctccataaagcttttcagcagatggaagcatgaagtgctccaaaatctcctgatagctagctgcattgaccctgcccttgataaaacacagtggaccaacaccagcagctgacacggcaccccagaccatcactgactgtgggtacttgacactggacttctggcattttggcatttccttctccccagtcttcctccagactctggcaccttgatttccgaatgacatgcagaatttgctttcatccgaaaaaagtactttggaccactgagcaacagtccagtgctgcttctctgtagcccaggtcaggcgcttctgccgctgtttctggttcaaaagtggcttgacctggggaatgcggcacctgtagcccatttcctgcacacacctgtgcacggtggctctggatgtttctactccagactcagtccactgcttccgcaggtcccccaaggtctggaatcggcccttctccacaatcctcctcagggtccggtcacctcttctcgttgtgcagcgttttctgccacactttttccttcccacagacttcccactgaggtgccttgatacagcactctgggaacagcctatttgttcagaaatttctttctgtgtcttaccctcttgcttgagggtgtcaatagtggccttccgGACagtagtcaggtcggcagtcttacccatgattggagttttaaaggcctcaggaatcttttgcaggtgtttagagttaactcgttaattcagatgattaggttcatagctcgtttagagacccttttaatgatatgctaattttgtgagataggaattttgggttttcatgagctgtatgccaaaatcatccgtattaagacaataaaagacctgaaatatttcagttagtgtgcaatgaatctaaaatatatgaatgttaaattttcttcatgacattatggaaaataatgaactttatcacaatatactaatattttgagaaggacctgtaggctgGAAGTGTTGGAGCAAAAGGGTGCCGTAGTGCGCCCTCCGCTGGCCAAAAAGCTTACAGCACCTGGTATTCCCAGGCGGTCTCCCATCCAAGTACTAACCGGGCCCGACCCTGCTTAGCTTCCGAGATCAGACGAGATCGGGCGTGTTCAGGGTGGTATGGCCGTAAGCCACACACCATCCTCATCGCAGCCCTTTTATGCATCGGAGCAGCTGCGTTGCGCTTTCTACGTGAATCGCATGTTGCTGTGTTCACCCCCGGAGCTTCTGCATTTTATTcgaatgaactttatcacaatatgccaatattttgagaaggacctgtatctgttCCAACAGCTGGGGCTGCAGTAGATCCGTTAATCCATTAGAGGGAGCTCTTTATCCAGCTGCTGTAACCATACAGGCGCAAATTAATAACTTATTTCTTTGAATCCCTGTTGAAGACTGCCTTACTTGGCAGCTGTGCAGCAGAcggtgctgtatccaagcaatGGAAAGCtgagtgaaagaaaaaactggttaaagaaaaatgtacgCAAGCAACAGGGATACCCTAATTTAAAGTAACTGGGAAGCAACTGCTATTTAAGAGTTTGGGTGAGATTCACAAGGTGTGGAATGCAGGCTGGAGCCGGTACCTAAAGAGTAACAGCACAAAGACATGGGCTACATCTGTCAGGCTTTTTGCtttaagccactcctgaacaaCATGTCAAAAGTTTCTTACCAAAGAAGAAAAGGACTGAAGTGTATGGGGCGACTACAGCTAAATGGGGAGATCAGTCATGCAATCAGAAAGTGTTTGATTCAATTCCAGCCTAATGTCGTGATATGCGTTTACTTACTCAAGGGCACATTGATCCAGGTaatgtgtatgaatgagtttgtgtgACTGGACGAATGTGGTTCTGGTGCAAAGCTCCAAGTGGTCagtgagaaaggtgctctatttATTCagaccatttatttattcatgccCTAAACACATGGGTGTATGATGACTCTTGAAACAAAGTTAATGGTGTTAGTTGTGCACCTTCCTCGactacagtttttccttccactcagcattccattaatatatattttagtttcTCCAAACCTGTTTATCCTCGACAGGCTGACATACTCTCAATTGTAATGTGTTATGGTTCATATTTAGAGGGTTCCTACATATTATTCATTACAAACTTCTATATTTGGGCCATTTCACAACTTTTATGGCATCTGAGCTTTCTTAGATTAGCTCCATTTATAAATGTAGAGGTCTGGGACTTGTCAAATAAGGGAGTATTGTAGGCAAAATGTATGTTCTTTAAAGCAAAGTTTAGGAACCTTTAACTTCCAAAAAAATagctgttttaatgttttgttttgcactttttaGGCCCAAAAACCAATATATTGACGAGTAAAATGTTGAAACCAAAGATTTGGCAAGATTGTCAAATTAATGAATCAATGAGAAATccatttcatttataaaacttTGTTGGACTAGACTGCCCTTGAAAACAAtcaaaggagaaaataaagtattttccaTACTCTTCTTTTGTACaaacttatccagacctggaaaaggGTAAAAGCATAAAGCTGGAAGTGttgattcattaaaaaaaaactttccaaaGCCTAAGTTATATTATGGGAATCACCATTAAATCAATTATTTGTAACCTCATTCAGTTTAAATATTGCAGTCTATGTAGATTTCTATAAATGGCATGAATCACTGACTAATAGGTTTAACTAACACCaacacaacagaaacaaatgtaccaaaacaaatcttttatttGGCCAAACTTGGCCAGTGCAAAACAATCTAAACACATTTTCTACCCCCCCCCCATTCTGAATGTATGCCATCTGAGTATCTTTGGGAcccttcctcctcttcatcataaCGGGCAGTCGTAGATGTGGATGGCGCGGTCGTCACCGGCCGAGACGATCTTTGAGCCGTTGCTGTTGTACTTCACGCACCACACCTGAGGTCACCAGGAGCAGAGTGCTTACAAGTACTGTGTCAACTTAGTATGAAGTCAATAGCagtaaattataaaacaaatgtgtcCAACTAGCTTcaatacagttttaaaaacacttctgCTCATGAATGCTACACCAGGCTTTTCACAGCTGTTCCCAATTGCTTCCAAAATCCACTGATGACATCCTAAACGCTAGATTTATTGGTTTTGCAGAGACCAGACAATGAGCACCACAACCCAAGCAGACTCGACGGCCTGTGATCTCAGAGGAGCTGTGCTATATTCGACCAGCGCCTTCGCAGGCGAACAGATCCAACTCCCCAAGTGCGTCTGAGTTCTACTGAACACTGGGCTAATATATGGAGCTAAATtagggccataaagtttgttcaaacgaaaaacatttgaacctgaaaaattattttgaacctcccccaaaAAATTGGAAAACTTGAAagaagttttgcaactgaaaaaaaaaaactgatgtgaaactggaaaagataagttcaaaactatttttcagattcaagttttttttcgaacttggcagatttttttttttggcgtcAAACTTTTGACCCTGCTTTGGCGtagggggcggggcctcagatcacagggttgcggaatcatgactgacagctcaacacagcggctgaacaacatattcccagctg
Coding sequences within:
- the slc25a44a gene encoding solute carrier family 25 member 44a: MQQKGAIQIIEWEDLDKRKFYSLGVFMTLTTRATVYPASLIRTRLQVQKGKALYSGTLDAFFKILRTEGVRGLYRGFMVNTFTLVSGQAYITTYELVRKYVSHYSPSNTVKSVVAGGAASLVAQTITVPIDVVSQHLMMQGQGEHLTRFKVKPKMMLTTAKRKPIFGQTRDITVQIFAADGFRGFYRGYVASLLTYIPNSAVWWPFYHYYAEKLSLLAPSGCPHLILQAVAGPMAAATASTITNPMDVVRARVQVEGRSSVTETFKQLVAEEGIWMMTKGLSARIISSTPTSVIIVVGYETLKRLSLRSELIETRHW